Proteins encoded by one window of Scatophagus argus isolate fScaArg1 chromosome 8, fScaArg1.pri, whole genome shotgun sequence:
- the LOC124062803 gene encoding tyrosine-protein phosphatase non-receptor type 1-like, which translates to MEAEFREIDENGSWSAIYQEIRQQSCDLPCKVAKLPENKNRNRYRDVSPFDHSRICLQLGTNDYINASLITVEEAQRKYILTQGPLPNTCGNFWEMVWEQRSRGVVMLNRVIEKGSVKCAQYWPHREEKDATFEDTNFKLTLVSEDIKSYYTVRQLELENLSTQETREILQFHYTTWPDFGVPESPASFLNFLFKVRESGCLNSDQGPVVVHCSAGIGRSGTFCLVDTCLLLMSIRKDPSSVRIRDVLLEMRRYRMGLIQTADQLRFSYLAVIEGAKYIKGDTSLQESWKELSNEEDDPPEFTPPPPLPPPREPHNGKIEPSFFPEKDEIVQQKEIHSLGSTQESELRKRNIAAPQPPPDGANQLDGYMEIQDYTSRAATKSQEQHEKEEQVPPEPAEQPKESSDVPGTWSPLLTKVCLCTALALSAYACYRACFH; encoded by the exons ATGGAAGCCGAGTTTCGGGAAATCGATGAAAACGGGAGTTGGAGCGCCATTTATCAG GAGATTCGCCAGCAGTCATGTGACCTCCCTTGTAAGGTTGCCAAATTACCTGAAAACAAGAATCGGAATCGTTACAGAGACGTCAGCCCAT TTGACCACAGCAGAATATGTCTGCAGCTGGGCACCAATGACTACATCAACGCCAGCCTAATAACAGTAGAAGAGGCACAGAGGAAGTATATTCTTACTCAG GGACCCCTTCCAAATACATGTGGCAACTTCTGGGAGATGGTGTGGGAGCAGCGGAGCCGCGGTGTAGTGATGCTGAACCGAGTCATAGAGAAAGGATCC GTTAAATGTGCCCAATATTGGcctcacagagaggaaaaagatgcAACCTTTGAAGATACCAATTTCAAGCTCACTCTCGTCTCAGAAGACATCAAATCTTACTATACGGTCCGTCAGCTGGAGTTGGAAAACCTGTCT ACTCAGGAGACTCGTGAGATTTTACAGTTTCACTACACCACTTGGCCTGACTTTGGGGTACCAGAGTCCCCTGCCTCCTTCCTCAACTTCCTGTTCAAGGTGCGAGAGTCGGGCTGTCTGAATTCAGACCAGGGACCAGTGGTGGTGCACTGCAGCGCTGGCATCGGACGCTCTGGGACATTTTGTCTTGTGGACACCTGCCTGTTATTG ATGTCCATCCGTAAAGACCCGTCTTCAGTGCGGATTCGTGATGTGCTGTTGGAGATGCGACGCTATCGAATGGGCTTGATTCAGACAGCAGATCAGCTTCGTTTCTCCTACCTTGCTGTCATTGAAGGTGCCAAGTACATCAAGGGAGATACGTCCCTGCAG GAGTCTTGGAAGGAGCTCTCAAACGAGGAAGATGATCCACCGGAGttcaccccccctcctcctcttcctcctcccagaGAACCACACAATGGCAAAATTGAGCCGTCCTTTTTCCCTGAAAAGGATGAGATCGTGCAACAGAAGGAGATCCACAGTCTGGG GTCCACACAAGAGTCAGAGCTGCGAAAGAGAAACATTGCTGCCCCCCAGCCTCCTCCTGATGGTGCTAATCAGCTCGATGGCTACATGGAAATCCAAGATTATACCTCCAGAGCTGCAACCAAATCCCAGGAGCAGCACgagaaggaggagcaggtgcCGCCTGAGCCAGCGGAGCAGCCAAAGGAAAGCTCCGATGTGCCGGGGACTTGGTCCCCTCTACTAACCAAAGTGTGCCTGTGCACGGCACTGGCCCTCAGTGCTTATGCCTGTTATCGAGCCTGTTTCCACTGA
- the tuba5 gene encoding tubulin alpha 5 produces the protein MRECISIHVGQAGVQTGNACWELFCLEHGVGPDGVFLDGPVEPNSRDDAFNTFFNTGSSGRHVPRAIYVDLEPTVVDEVRVGKYKELFHPEQLFSGKEDAANNYARGHYTVGKSIIDGVMERVRKMTDQCTGLQGFLVFHSFGGGTGSGFTSLLMERLSVEYCKKSKLEFAVYPAPQVSTAVVEPYNAILTTHTTLEHSDCAFMVDNEAIYDICHRNMDIESPGYINLNRLIAQIVSSITASLRFEGALNVDLMEFQTNLVPFPRIHFPLVTYSPIISAEKAYHEQLTVAEITSACFEPTNQMVKCDPRHGKYMACCMLYRGDVVPKDVNAAIANIKTRRSVQFVDWCPTGFKVGINYQPPTAVPGGDLAKVQRAVCMLSNTTAIAEAWSRLDHKFDLMYAKRAFVHWYVGEGMEEGEFAEAREDLACLEKDYEELGEMNPDSENDDEEY, from the exons ATG AGAGAGTGCATCTCTATCCATGTGGGCCAGGCAGGTGTTCAGACAGGAAACGCCTGCTGGGAGCTCTTCTGCCTCGAGCATGGCGTCGGTCCTGATGGTGTCTTCCTGGACGGTCCCGTGGAACCGAACTCTCGTGACGACGCATTCAACACTTTCTTCAATACTGGGAGCTCTGGGCGTCATGTTCCCAGAGCGATATATGTGGACCTGGAGCCCACAGTGGTTG atgaAGTAAGGGTTGGAAAGTACAAGGAGCTTTTCCACCCTGAGCAACTGTTCTCTGGAAAGGAGGATGCAGCCAACAACTACGCACGTGGACATTACACTGTCGGGAAATCAATCATAGATGGAGTCATGGAGCGTGTCCGTAAAATG ACAGACCAGTGCACGGGGCTGCAGGGGTTCCTCGTctttcacagctttggaggTGGAACTGGCTCTGGCTTCACGTCTCTGCTGATGGAACGACTGTCTGTAGAGTACTGCAAGAAATCCAAGCTGGAGTTCGCTGTCTATCCAGCTCCCCAGGTGTCAACTGCTGTGGTGGAGCCCTACAACGCTATcctgaccacacacacaaccttagAACACTCTGACTGTGCCTTCATGGTGGACAACGAGGCCATCTACGACATATGCCATCGCAACATGGACATTGAGAGTCCTGGTTACATCAACCTCAACAGGTTAATCGCTCAGATTGTGTCCTCCATCACGGCTTCCCTTCGTTTCGAGGGCGCCCTCAATGTCGACCTGATGGAGTTCCAGACCAACTTGGTCCCATTTCCACGTATCCACTTCCCGCTGGTTACCTACTCACCCATCATCTCTGCTGAGAAGGCTTACCACGAGCAGCTGACTGTGGCTGAGATCACGAGTGCCTGCTTCGAGCCCACCAATCAGATGGTCAAGTGTGACCCTCGTCATGGGAAGTACATGGCGTGCTGCATGCTGTACCGAGGTGATGTCGTCCCTAAGGATGTAAATGCCGCCATTGCAAATATAAAGACCCGACGCTCCGTTCAGTTCGTCGACTGGTGCCCCACTGGTTTCAAG GTTGGCATCAACTACCAGCCGCCAACTGCAGTCCCTGGTGGGGACCTGGCCAAAGTCCAGAGAGCTGTGTGCATGCTGAGCAACACCACCGCCATTGCTGAGGCCTGGTCTCGCCTTGACCACAAGTTCGACCTCATGTACGCTAAGCGTGCATTCGTCCACTGGTATGTGGGTGAGGgcatggaggagggagagtttgCAGAGGCCAGAGAGGACCTGGCCTGCCTTGAAAAGGATTACGAAGAGTTGGGCGAAATGAACCCC
- the LOC124062802 gene encoding kelch-like protein 12 isoform X2: MCSYSYCLPVVEKVFKSFNDSWSSLRSLRDSQGRMAPKDIMTNSHAKSILNAMNSLRKSNTLCDITLRVENTDFPAHRIVLAACSDYFCAMFTSELAEKGKSFVDIQGLTAATMEILLDFVYTETVLVTVENVQELLPAACLLQLKGVKRACCDFLESQLDPSNCLGIRDFAETHNCLDLMQAAELFSQKHFSEVVQHEEFMLLSQTEVEKLIKCDEIQVDSEEPVFEAVLNWVKHNRKEREPYLPDMLEFVRMPLLTPRYITDVIDAEPLIRCSLPCRDLVDEAKKFHLRPELRSEMQGPRTQARLGAKEVLLVIGGFGSQQSPIDIVEKYDPKTQEWSFLPNIARKRRYVATVSLHDRVYVIGGYDGRSRLSSVECLDYTADEDGVWYTVATMNVRRGLAGATTLGDMIYVAGGFDGSRRHTSMERYDPNIDQWSMLGDMQTAREGAGLVVASGLIYCLGGYDGLNILNSVERYDPHTGHWTSVTPMATKRSGAGVALLNDHIYVVGGFDGVSHLDSVEVYNIRTDYWTTVASMTTPRCYVGATVLRGRLYAIAGYDGNSLLSSIECYDPVIDSWEVVTSMATQRCDAGVCVLREK; encoded by the exons ATGTGTAGCTATAGTTATTGCCTcccagtggtggaaaaagtattCAAATCTTTTAACG ATTCCTGGAGTAGTTTGAGATCCTTGAGAGACTCTCAAGGCAGGATGGCTCCCAAAGATATTATGACCAATTCTCATGCCAAATCCATCCTCAATGCTATGAACTCACTTCGCAAGAGCAACACACTCTGTGATATCACTCTGAGGGTGGAGAACACAGATTTTCCAGCTCACCGGATTGTCTTGGCTGCCTGCAGCGACTACTTTTGTGCCATGTTCACCAGCGAG CTTGCAGAGAAAGGGAAATCTTTTGTCGACATTCAGGGGCTCACTGCAGCGACTATGGAGATCCTGTTGGACTTTGTCTACACAGAGACGGTGTTAGTCACGGTGGAGAACGTCCAAGAATTGCTCCCTGCAGCGTGCTTGCTGCAGCTCAAAG GGGTGAAAAGAGCATGTTGTGACTTTTTGGAGAGTCAGCTTGATCCCTCCAACTGTCTGGGTATTCGTGACTTTGCCGAAACTCACAATTGCCTTGACCTGATGCAGGCCGCTGAGCTCTTTTCCCAGAAGCATTTCTCCGAGGTGGTTCAGCATGAGGAGTTCATGCTGCTCAGCCAGACAGAAGTTGAAAAGCttataaaatgtgatgaaattcaG gTGGACTCAGAGGAGCCTGTATTTGAAGCCGTGTTAAACTGGGTCAAACACAACCGAAAAGAGCGAGAGCCCTACCTGCCAGACATGCTAGAGTTTGTACGAATGCCGCTCTTGACCCCCCGCTACATTACAGATGTCATTGACGCTGAG CCCCTCATTCGGTGTAGTTTACCGTGCCGAGACCTTGTTGATGAAGCCAAGAAATTCCACTTAAGACCGGAGCTGAGGAGTGAGATGCAGGGCCCACGCACACAAGCTAGATTAG GTGCCAAAGAAGTCTTGTTGGTTATCGGTGGGTTTGGTAGCCAACAGTCACCAATAGACATAGTTGAGAAATATGatccaaaaacacaagaatGGAGTTTCCTTCCT AACATTGCACGGAAAAGGCGTTATGTCGCCACAGTGTCCCTCCACGATCGAGTTTATGTGATCGGAGGCTACGACGGTCGGTCAAGGCTCAGCTCTGTGGAGTGCCTGGACTACACAGCAGATGAGGACGGCGTTTGGTATACCGTAGCCACCATGAATGTGCGTCGTGGCCTCGCCGGTGCCACAACACTCGGAG ACATGATCTATGTTGCCGGAGGCTTCGATGGCAGCCGACGTCATACCAGCATGGAGCGCTACGACCCAAATATTGACCAGTGGAGCATGCTGGGAGATATGCAGACGGCTAGAGAAGGAGCCGGTCTGGTGGTCGCCAGTGGGCTCATATACTGTTTAG GCGGATATGACGGACTAAATATCCTGAATTCAGTGGAGCGGTATGACCCACACACAGGCCACTGGACAAGCGTTACACCCATGGCCACCAAGCGGTCAG GGGCTGGTGTTGCTTTACTCAATGACCACATCTATGTGGTGGGAGGCTTTGATGGTGTTTCACATCTGGACTCTGTTGAGGTCTACAACATCAGAACAGACTACTGGACCACTGTAGCCAGTATGACCACTCCTCGATGTTACGTAGGAGCAACCGTCCTCCGAGGACGTCTGTACGCCATTGCAGG ATATGACGGAAACTCTCTTCTCAGCAGTATTGAATGTTACGACCCGGTTATCGACTCATGGGAGGTTGTCACCTCGATGGCGACACAGCGGTGCGATGCAGGCGTCTGCGTCCTACGAGAAAAGTGA
- the LOC124062802 gene encoding kelch-like protein 12 isoform X3, with translation MAPKDIMTNSHAKSILNAMNSLRKSNTLCDITLRVENTDFPAHRIVLAACSDYFCAMFTSELAEKGKSFVDIQGLTAATMEILLDFVYTETVLVTVENVQELLPAACLLQLKGVKRACCDFLESQLDPSNCLGIRDFAETHNCLDLMQAAELFSQKHFSEVVQHEEFMLLSQTEVEKLIKCDEIQVDSEEPVFEAVLNWVKHNRKEREPYLPDMLEFVRMPLLTPRYITDVIDAEPLIRCSLPCRDLVDEAKKFHLRPELRSEMQGPRTQARLGAKEVLLVIGGFGSQQSPIDIVEKYDPKTQEWSFLPNIARKRRYVATVSLHDRVYVIGGYDGRSRLSSVECLDYTADEDGVWYTVATMNVRRGLAGATTLGDMIYVAGGFDGSRRHTSMERYDPNIDQWSMLGDMQTAREGAGLVVASGLIYCLGGYDGLNILNSVERYDPHTGHWTSVTPMATKRSGAGVALLNDHIYVVGGFDGVSHLDSVEVYNIRTDYWTTVASMTTPRCYVGATVLRGRLYAIAGYDGNSLLSSIECYDPVIDSWEVVTSMATQRCDAGVCVLREK, from the exons ATGGCTCCCAAAGATATTATGACCAATTCTCATGCCAAATCCATCCTCAATGCTATGAACTCACTTCGCAAGAGCAACACACTCTGTGATATCACTCTGAGGGTGGAGAACACAGATTTTCCAGCTCACCGGATTGTCTTGGCTGCCTGCAGCGACTACTTTTGTGCCATGTTCACCAGCGAG CTTGCAGAGAAAGGGAAATCTTTTGTCGACATTCAGGGGCTCACTGCAGCGACTATGGAGATCCTGTTGGACTTTGTCTACACAGAGACGGTGTTAGTCACGGTGGAGAACGTCCAAGAATTGCTCCCTGCAGCGTGCTTGCTGCAGCTCAAAG GGGTGAAAAGAGCATGTTGTGACTTTTTGGAGAGTCAGCTTGATCCCTCCAACTGTCTGGGTATTCGTGACTTTGCCGAAACTCACAATTGCCTTGACCTGATGCAGGCCGCTGAGCTCTTTTCCCAGAAGCATTTCTCCGAGGTGGTTCAGCATGAGGAGTTCATGCTGCTCAGCCAGACAGAAGTTGAAAAGCttataaaatgtgatgaaattcaG gTGGACTCAGAGGAGCCTGTATTTGAAGCCGTGTTAAACTGGGTCAAACACAACCGAAAAGAGCGAGAGCCCTACCTGCCAGACATGCTAGAGTTTGTACGAATGCCGCTCTTGACCCCCCGCTACATTACAGATGTCATTGACGCTGAG CCCCTCATTCGGTGTAGTTTACCGTGCCGAGACCTTGTTGATGAAGCCAAGAAATTCCACTTAAGACCGGAGCTGAGGAGTGAGATGCAGGGCCCACGCACACAAGCTAGATTAG GTGCCAAAGAAGTCTTGTTGGTTATCGGTGGGTTTGGTAGCCAACAGTCACCAATAGACATAGTTGAGAAATATGatccaaaaacacaagaatGGAGTTTCCTTCCT AACATTGCACGGAAAAGGCGTTATGTCGCCACAGTGTCCCTCCACGATCGAGTTTATGTGATCGGAGGCTACGACGGTCGGTCAAGGCTCAGCTCTGTGGAGTGCCTGGACTACACAGCAGATGAGGACGGCGTTTGGTATACCGTAGCCACCATGAATGTGCGTCGTGGCCTCGCCGGTGCCACAACACTCGGAG ACATGATCTATGTTGCCGGAGGCTTCGATGGCAGCCGACGTCATACCAGCATGGAGCGCTACGACCCAAATATTGACCAGTGGAGCATGCTGGGAGATATGCAGACGGCTAGAGAAGGAGCCGGTCTGGTGGTCGCCAGTGGGCTCATATACTGTTTAG GCGGATATGACGGACTAAATATCCTGAATTCAGTGGAGCGGTATGACCCACACACAGGCCACTGGACAAGCGTTACACCCATGGCCACCAAGCGGTCAG GGGCTGGTGTTGCTTTACTCAATGACCACATCTATGTGGTGGGAGGCTTTGATGGTGTTTCACATCTGGACTCTGTTGAGGTCTACAACATCAGAACAGACTACTGGACCACTGTAGCCAGTATGACCACTCCTCGATGTTACGTAGGAGCAACCGTCCTCCGAGGACGTCTGTACGCCATTGCAGG ATATGACGGAAACTCTCTTCTCAGCAGTATTGAATGTTACGACCCGGTTATCGACTCATGGGAGGTTGTCACCTCGATGGCGACACAGCGGTGCGATGCAGGCGTCTGCGTCCTACGAGAAAAGTGA